The genomic stretch GCTGTAGGAAGGGGGGAAAGATagaggagggagtgagggagagagagagagtaaacaAGTTTAGACtctttcattcatattttactcTTGGAGTACAATCCCCAAGtcaaatctcaaaaaaaaaaaaaaaagatgagtgAGTGGGGAGATGAGTGATAAACTAGGAGAGATGAGTGATAAACTAGGAGAGAGGAGTGATAAACTAGGAGAGAGGAGTGATAAACAAGGAGAGACGAGTGATAAACTAGGAGAGAGGAGTGATAAACCAGGGGAGAGATTAGTGATAAACTAGGAGAGAGGAGTGATAAACCAGGAGAGAGGAACACAGACGCTCACCTTGCTGTACATGAATCTCTGTAGCTCCAGCTCTGCGATACCCAGCTGGCCGTCCTCCTCCGTCAGGCACCAGCGCGCTTGGGCGAAGTAAATCTCTGTGCGCCGCACCACGCTCACGTCTTCCGGAGGCTTCCGCAGCTCCAGCTTATTGGCCCGCTGCAGCTGGAAGTCCTTAAAACACCTGAGCAGACGGGGCGGAGAGCGTGAGTGTGAAAAAGGAGGGGAGTGttgcacagacagggagagtgTGGAAGTGTCCAAGTTATTTTCGTTAGCCTTGTGTAGCCACCCTGATGAAAATTCAGCTTGGATCCAAATGAACTTTGGTGCGGGGAAACCTATGTACAATACATGGTGTGTAGGCAGGCATTCCTCATATTTATCAAACATAGAACAGGAAGCACAGAACATGGAGCAGATGTGATCAGGTGTGAGGAGGAGTGATGGTATCAGCACCTGATTAGAATGTTGAGCTCTTCGCTCTTCATCTGCATGTCGGTCTTCTCCTGGTTGAGCTGGTTCTGCAGCTTCAGGTTAATGTCCATCAGCTCGTCCCCTCTCACGTCCTCAGACTGGGACTGGGAACATGGGAGACACGTTAAGAATGAATGCAGGCCAGGGGAGAGGCTGTGGGAAGGGATTTAGGAGGCTGCAAGATGAATTTGGGAGGCAGTGGAAGGGGTCTGGGAAGCTGCTGGGAGGGGTTATGGGATGCTGTGGTAGGGGTTACTGGAGGATGAGGGCAGCGTTATTGGAGGATATGGGAGGGGTTATGGGAGGCTGTGGGAATGGTTATGGGATGCTGTGGGAGGGGTCAGGGAGCCTCACTCTCATGTTGGAGTAGATCTGTTTCTCCAGGCGGCGGATCTGGGCCACGTGCTGCCTGACGGCCTCCTGCAGGTGCAGGATACTGCCGCGCTGCTCCTCCGGGTTGCTGGAGATCTCCAGCTGAAAGCGCACGCGCTGCTTCTTCTCACTGTGCTCCTGAGGAACAGGACCCGGCATGAGAGCAAAGCCAAGCCAGCTTCAACTAATCAAGGTTCAGCTTCAGCCAATCAAGGCTTATTCTGTCTACAGTCTAGTGCACATGATCACACCAGGCCCCATCTGCTTCTACTGTACATCCAGGTGAATTGATGTGGGAAGAAAACACTTCCTGTTCTCAGTGGGAAGTGTGCCTGGACCTAAGGGGGTGCATTATTCACATCCAGTGATATGATGCGattgagcagcagtgtggatgtGAGCGAACGGCAGGCGAGGATCTgagtgagcagcagtgtggatgtGAGCGAACAGCAGGTGAGGATCTgagtgagcagcagtgtggatgtgagtgAGCAGGGCTCTGACCTTGCGCTTGGGCTCCACGTGCAGCAGTAGGTTGTTGACGATATCCAGGATCATGGCGTACTGCACGGGGTTGGTGGAGATCTCCAGGTCGTGGTGAATGAGGGTGAAAGTATCCACAGCACCTACAAAGAGAGTGAGATAGGAAAGAGAGGTGAGGTCAAACACAAATACGTTTCAGTACAAGTGTACACAAACAATCACTTAGGCTGCCAACTGCAGCTTAAATCTCTGGTACATGTGCTGCTTTATACAGTTTACATATACCTTTAATCACATGCTTgttcagtgaaaatgtttttggcaCATTTGGAACTACTTAACTCTAAATAATATGTGGAGGAAAGTTTTTAAGGGACAAAAACTCAAAAGCAAATGCAAACTGAAGAAacagaatacaataaaataattaatttcttttaatgCCCCAAATGGAACTGAAATTTAGCATGACAGTTTATATTAGATGTGCTGCTGTTCCAGTGGAGCAGACGGAagcagcgggggtggggggtggtgggaagCTGACCGGCCTGTTTCTTCAGCAGGTCCTCCTTCTCGTGGCTGTTGCGCAGGTCGGGGGGTTTGATCTGGGTGGCCAGCTCCGGGTCGATGTCGTGGCTGTAGCCGATGTAGTACATGCGACAGCTGCAGCGGGAGATGATTCTCTGCACCTGCTGCGTCTCCTGCACCTGCGACGGCTGGTTCCAGTCTGGGGTGAGGAGGGAACCACACGGCGTTCAGCTCGACGTCCCGCCGACCTCACGCTAAAGATACTGCTTATGGTCCTCACTCATGGCGGTGTTTAAGAAAGTGTGTAAGAGATGCTGTTTAGGTTCCTTACTGATAAATGTGTTAGAAAAGTATGTAAGATATACTGTTTATGGTCCTTACTGATGGCTGTGTTTAAGAGATACTGTTTATGGTCCTTACTCATGGCTGTGTGTAAGAGGTACTGTTTAGGTTCTTTACCTATGGCTGTGTTAGAAAAGTGTGTAGGAAATATTGTTTACGGTCCTTACTGATGGTGTTAGAAAAGTATGTAAGAGATACTGCTAAGAGTCGTTACATATGGCCGTGTTTaagaaagagtgtgagagatcCCATTTACAGTGCTTATTTATGGTACTTATGGTGTCTGGGGCGGTAGGTGGGGTCGTGGCAGTGGATGTGTTAGTGTGAATGTGGtagtggatgtgtcagtgagagtgtggtagtggatgtgtcagtatgagtgtggtagtggatgtgtcagtatgagtgtggtagtggatgtgtcagtatgagtgtggtagtggatgtgtcagtgagagtgtggtagtggatgtgtcagtgagagtgtggtagtggatgtgtcagtatgagtgtggtagtggatgtgtcagtatgagtgtggtagtggatgtgtcagtatgagtgtggtagtggatgtgtctgtgagagtgtggtagtggatgtgtcagtatgagtgtggtagtggatgtgtcagtatgagtgtggtagtggatgtgtcagtgagagTGTGGTAGTGGATGTGTCAGTATGAGTGTGGCAGTGGATGTGTCAGTATGAGTGTGGCAGTGGATGTGTCAGTATGAGTGTGGCAGTGGGTGTGGTAGTGCGTACCTGTGGTGGTGCTGACCATGCCGCCCACAGCCTGTCCGCTCTCCATCAGCTCCAGCACCGAGTCCAGGTGACGCTCCCGGTGCTCCTCAATGTTCTTCACCTGAGGGCACGAACAAGACCAACACATTGGAGTAAAGACAGCCCCATTACCCCAACAGCCAGACCTCTCACACACCAGCAGCCCTAGTACTCCTGATCCTTTTCACACATGGTCTCAAATGTTGGTACACAGGTTCTTCTCCAAGAAACACATTTGCCTCCAGTGCCGGAGGTTGTGAATTTTtgtgaattgaaaaatggcacaaTAATCTAATGAATTTACAGTATTTTCTAGTAATATGCAGATTAGGTTTAGTAGTGGTAAATTATTGGAATATGGTTAAGCATGTAAAGTgcaacacattcaaacacacaacataTTCAAACACAGTAATTAATTACTTCATCACTACTCAGCTGTTCCTCCACAGCCTGTGGTGTAGGCCATTCAGTGACTGACCACCACTGAGTACCAAATGCCAAAGACCAGGGTTTGAGCCCAATCTGTACCTTTTCTAACTCTGGCATAAACACACTATTTACAGTTAATAACAGCTATAAACATATCTACGAAAGGTCTTTATTGAGGGCATATTTAACCTATTTTCCCTTGCTCGGCCCCCTTTGTCACTACGCGCAGCTATATTAATTCTGATTATGATTATTCTAATAACTGAGCACTAAAGCCCACCTCCAGCCACAGCTGCCAGTCTTCCTGCTCAGAGGGGTTGGGCTCCATGGTGGCGAAGTACTGCATGCCGTCCAGCAGGCAGGTCCAGGTGGTCTTCTGCTTGAGGGTGTCGCTGTACCAGGCTGGGTGGTGCTCACACTGCAGTAACTGGGCCTTGGCTGCAGACACCAGCACGCAGCCGGCCGTCTCTGTGCCCCGAAGCATCATCTGGGAGCAGACGGGTCAGCGTGCTTACTGACACATACTGACACGCACACGCGAGCACAGGGAGCACACGGGTCAGCGTGGTTACtgacacatactgacacacacacacgagcacaggGAGcacacacgcggacacacacacacgctcacatgctttctctctctctctcacacacacacacacagaccgttGGACACACTGGGTAGGAGAACAGCAGCTGGAACAGGACACACACCTGGCAGTTGACGAGCTCGATGAACCAGTTGCGGTTGTAAATGTCATCGGTCTGGCACGCTGCGATGCCACACAGCTGGTCACTCACTCCAGAGTCCTCCTCAGAGAACACCACAAACTTATCCGTCTCCTCTATCAGCTTCTGAAGCATAGACgggcctgcagagagagagggggagagggagagagccgagggcgggggggtgggtgaggggggcatAAAGATGGAGGGataaagaggaggaggggggagaaagagaaagggggagggagttCGAGAAAGAGAGCTTTACTGTACATCCTGATACCTAACCTAGGGCACTGTGTTTGGACAAGGTTTGAGGGACTTGGGGGAGAGTGTTCTGGTTCAACATGGAATCAGGTCCACCTAAATCTGTGGaaaaagcatgcatgcatgtttgcatttgatTAACTGTTATCTGCACAACCTTCAAATTATCAGGATCATATACAAGATAGAAGCTGTAATTTTGAAAAGTCTCTGCCTtacacttcctgattactgagAGACAGCCAAGCAGGAGAAAAGGAATAcacctatatgtgtgtgtgtatgcctgtgtgtattgagtgtgtgtgtgtgagtgtgtgtgagcgtgtgtgcgtgagcttgtgtgttcatgtgcgttagcatatgtgtgtgcagaggGATGGCGTCTCCACCTTCGGTGTGGTTCCTCTCCGGGCGGCTGGTGCTGGGGGTGACGGGGGTGGAGGGCGCCGTGGTGGGGGAGTAGCTGGAGAGGGAGCGCTTCAGCTTCTTGGCCTGGATCTGCGTGTCGATCCTCAGGCCCTTCAGCGCCTCGGTGGACAGGTTCCTCTTGAGCACGGCCGCCTTCTTGTAGCCGTCGTACAGGCCGAAGGCGATGTTGCGGTTGGTGGTGGTCCACGAGGCCCGCAGGTCCACCAGGCACAGCTTGTGGGTGTAGAAGGCGTTCCCCTCCTCCTTCAGATTCACCTCCTGTCAACACAGCACTGCCTCAACACCACTGACCCGTCTGCAGATGGCCAACCCGCGCAATACCAACCCCGCCAGCGAACCGCCATCTGTGTGGCCATGTGACTGACTCAGTTATGCAGTCAAAGTGGGGGAAGAGCGGGTTGCTTTGCCAGTGATTCAGAGGTGTAAACCTTACAGAAGGAGTAGAGAGCAGGCTGTTATAGCCACTATATGAATTTAATATGAACATGaattatatgaatataatatgAATTTGActttatatttactttttctcctctctcatcattttttccctaaaaaatGCACAAGTTGTTGCAAGATGCAATCTGCATAAACACTGGAAGGCCCCGTGTTCGCCCCGGATTGGTTCGCGTGTTCTCTCACGGCGTACCCTACCTCCTCCATGCGGTTGCTCTGCCGCTGGTAGCTCAGAGAGGACAGGCTGAGCAGGTGCGTCTTCTTCACCTGGGCGTTGATCTGGTGGTCGGCCGTCTCGTCCCAGGTGGAGGCCATGAGGTGCACTGTGACCAGCGACAGCTCGCTCACCATCTGCGTCACGTTCCACTCCGAGATCAGCCTCCTCATCACCGTGCCAGCTGATTggacagggaaacagagaaggTGAGACACTGAGCACTCTGATtggacagacacagaaaggGTGACAAACTGAGCACTCTGATTGAAAAGAGACAAAGGGAGACCATGAGAACTCTGATTGGATAGGAACACAGAGGGTGATACACTGAGAGCTCTAATTGAACggggacaaagagagagtgaCACAACGAGTGCTCTGATTGGACATTGACAGAGAGGGTGACAGTAAACACTCtgattggacagtgacacagagaAAAGGTGCCACTGAATACTCTGGACTTGGCAGTTTGCATCTGGCaggtctctctcaccctgtgGAATAAGTCTCTGTGCTCCCCTGGTGAAGACATGCCCTTTGCTGCACTCCACCTGGATTCCTCTCTGCTGGGCAAAAGAGGCCCAGTAGTGCACCTGTGTTGGAGGAGCAGAGATATCAAACAGGATATGACATCAGCATTTGAGACTGAAATCACAGCTGTTCATAGTAACAGGATATAGGGTAGAGGACACGGGAgaccaaacctgttcctggctGCAGGGTCCGCTGTTTTTCACTGTTACTCaacacttaattgatcaattaaagcagctgattacacagctAACTCACCTAACTGGTATCTTGGTTCTGAACTAGCTGCTGAtttgaaagtgaaaacaaatcaaGCAGATATTGCAGCTCTTCAAGATCAGCACTGGGGAGCATGGCGTAGGGCTGGGAGTGGCTGCAGcttcactggtgtgtgtgtgtggggggggggggggtcaggtggtAGGTGTAAGGGTGggtgtgggaggtgggtgggtgtaggggtgggtgtggcaggAGGGTGGGTGtaggggtgggtgtggcaggTGGTGGGTGTAAGGGTGggtgtgggaggtgggtgggtgggtgtaggGATGGGTGTGGCAGGACGGTGGGTGtaggggtgggtgtggcaggTGGTGGGTGTAAGGGTGGGTGTGGGAGGTGAGTGGGTGtaggggtgggtgtggcaggAGGGTGGGTGTAGGGGTGAGTGGCGTGGATCAGGGCAGGACAGGCGAGGCTCACCTGCAGCTGTGGAAAGGCCGCTGTGTAGGACATCTGCTTGTAGTGCTGGCCCAGCTTCTTGCGGATGGGCCGGAGGCTGTGGAAGAGCTTGCCCCTGCAGATGGGCCGGGACACGCCGGTCCAGGTGGCCCAGAAGTTCTGCATCCAGCGCAGTGTGCTGCTGTAGAGCAGGATCTTGGGCTGGCACGGTTCTGAGGAGATgacacacatgcatccacacacacgcacacacacaacatatacaAAATGTTCTTTTACCAACTGCAGATGAGAACATACAGAGCACAAAACTGTAATATCCTGTTTTGTAAGATAAAGCTGCTAAGactgaaactatttttttctgatgacGTAGATGGTGATGTTCCCACCTTTCAAAATTCATTGTCGAAGACAGTGAACATAGCCATTTTGGTGCTTCCCTGCCTCAAACCCCCATAGTTCATTGCACAATCTTTGTCTAAGAAATATGTGGTTTCTCTGGAAGTATCAAAATACCATTTTTGGTCTTGGAAATGTGTTGTATTTTAGTCAGCCTGTATCAGGACGCGAGTGTTTACACCGcacctctctcctgctcccgaTGCTGGTTGAGGTCCATGGTGATTGACAGGTTGAGGTTCTCAGAGCGGAAGGCCCTGTACGAGTCGTGCGGCTGGCCGGAGGTCACGTCCGCCACGTTCTCCGCACAGCACAGCGTCACGGCGTGATGGTCGTGGGGGTTGCCATGACACAACCACTGCAGGTCAAGGGTCATGCACAGGTTTGGGAGGTGAAGAAAGCAGATATCGTCATACCTGAAAGAGTCAGACAAAAACCTGATATACAGACTGAAAGAGAAGTAAATCTGTATGCAAACGGAGTCAAACATACAGACTGAGTCACATACTAAGTAttcacacagactcagactgcATCTGTatacagactgagccagacatACATCTGTATATAGACTTAGCTAGACAAatacctgtacacctgtacacagaAGTCAATGCTGTgcagtggttaaaaaaaaccacttcTGCATCCAGAAGTTCAACTCAGATAAATCATTAAAATCTATTCACATGTAAcatttcattgttattatttcagtCATCACATTTTGCCGTAAAATACCGTGtgccacaaaaacaaagcaagcgCTGAACAGCTCTGAGAGGAAGCCCTCTCTGAATGAGAGCAGTCGGCACGTACTTGGAGGCTGTTCTGACGTTGACGTCCATGTCTCCCTTGAAGACAAACTGTCCCGGGTTCCAGGCGAAGTTGAGCTTGTTCCACTCCCAGTGCATGTTCTCTGTGGTGTTATAAGGGTCCTGTAGGGAGAATCCCAAACTGTCAAATCCCAGTGGCTGTACCTGGATCGGCGCAGGTGTGAATAAAGGCAGGTAGATACCTCGGTGGCCAGCTGGTGCAGGTTGGCCTGCTCGATGTCCATAACCCAGCAGCCGTGGAGGAGCAGCCGGCTCTTATCCCACCAAGccagcgggggggaggggtcagccGTGGGCTTCGTTAGCAAGTCCAccacctgaccaatcagagtccAGGCAGGGTCCCAGCATGGTCCCCACACAATTGTGTACAGGGAAATATTCGCTGTgcaaggagggaaaaaaaatatgttagcTCATATAGAATGACTAAAAttcttactcacacacataacaaATTTGAACAGGGTCAATCAAATCTGAGTGTTAGGATAAACAAACACTCCAGTGCCTGCGGGGACATCGTAACTCACAGTGGAAGTTGTAGTAGAATTTCAGCGGGGGCATGTTCCTGTGGACCGTGACGTCCCCCCAAGGCTGTCCCAGGTGGACGACCTGCTTCCGCCGGCCGCGGGACTGCCCGTCCTGCTCCGTCCCGATCAGGCGTCCCGACAGCTCCCAGTCCCTAATCTCAAACAGATACCGGGGGTAGTCCCGGATCCTCACTGGCCCGAGAGAGAAGAGAGCAGGCGTTAGGGTTGGAGCCCAAATGCAGGCGGGGCTTGTGGGAaacttttatttcctttcatttctaCAGTTTGCCTGTCATTTTTATGGCTATAACTGAATTACACAAAAGCCGTGCAGCTCAGCCTTTATTTCAGATGATAAAAGCTGAAGTTCAAATAGAAGTATTCAATGACCAAAAATCATAGGGTAAACTTACCCAGTTTATTACCGCGTTACAAAAGTAATTCACCTGCCATTGTAACTGCTTGTGATCTGGATGTCTAATAAAAGGGGCACGACAAACCCCCTCTGCAGTGACATCACGAGCCAGGCGGAAGCGGACTCACCCAGGAAGGCGCCGAGCTTGAAGCGGACGGCCCGGCCCCACTGGATGACCAGCGGCAGGCCGTCGCGGGGGAAGGGGCTGACCCCGTCGATGTCGCGCAGCTGCTCCCGGACGCGCTCGGGCCCGTGCAGCGACGCGTCGGCCAGCACGGCCAGCTCCAGGTCCGACACGGTCCAGGTGAGCAGGGACTTGCGCATGGGCGTGTTGGCGTAGAGGCGGCGCGACCGCTGGATGTAGATCTCGATGTGCTTGCGCTCCAGCGACGTGTAGAGCTCCTCGATCTTGCGGGCGGGCAGCAGCTCGCCGTGCTGCTTGCGCAGGTCGGCCACCTTCCGgtccagcagctgcagccgcTTGGCGCTCTCCTTGCTCTCGTCCTTCATCAGCTCGTAGTTGTCGCGCAGCTTGATCTCGAACACGTCGTCCAGGAACACCCAGGAGAACTGGCTGATGCGGAAGAGCAGGTCCGGGGGCAGCGGCGGCGCTGCGGGCGCCGGGCCGGCGCCGCCCCCGTGCAGGCTCTTGAGCCACTTCTGCACGTTGATGGCCTGGTCGAAGGTGTTGGAGAAGTTGTACTGGTAGGGGAACTCGATGGAGAGGCAGGGGATGGTGAAGACCCAGGCGCGGTTGTGCGGCGTGCCCAGGGAGGGGAAGTGGCTGCGGAAGGCGGTGGTCTCGTCGGCCCAGGGCAGCGCCTGCACCTCGGCGTCGCGGAAGGAGAAGATGTCGTTGCCGTCGAAGTTGAGGACGAGGTGCGGGGCCTGGAGCCGCGTGCTCCCGCCGTGGCGGGACAGCGTCAGCGCCTCCGCCCGCAGGAGGATGTAGTTCTGCTCCGACACGAACGCCCTCAGCGCCACGCCCCCCAGCTCCACGCCCAGGTTCAGCACCCTGCCctgggccgccgccgccgccgcggtcgCCGTGGGGATGGCCGGCtccggctccgcctcctgctctTGGGCCAGCCCCAGGGCGCAGGCCAGTGTTCTCCAGCAGGCCCGGGTCTCTGTGATGTGCTGGTACAGGAACATGTGGTCCGCTGGGGTCCActgcacccccacctcctcctcacaGCGGACCTGCACAGGGAGCCCGGGAGAGAGACACCTCACACCCGCTCTGTTAGGGAAAGATCCTATAACCATGCTCTCCCACTGGGAGCATGCTGCTTTCCCATGGAATGGAAAGTGCACAGTCAAGACTCAGCTGCAAAAAAGTGGAAATGTGCACACTGTGGAAATTCACtttaagtttcatttttataaatgagatGGGCTATTGGCCATGATCGAATCTGAATTACTGTAGCAAAGAAATGACCATAGGCAGTTCCAAAAGGTGCATGAGCTGTTGCCTAATAATGattataatagtaatatttGTGGAGCACTATTCTTACATGGTGCACAAAACTCTTGACACAATAAAAGTATGGAGaggaaatgaggaaataaaacagaataaagaaactgaataaaacagCAGCATGATGAACAGCCACAGTAAGCAATGGTTAAGCATTCAGAGACCTAAGCCAGCAGGATACTGGATCTGAACCCAAAGCCGTGAGCTCATATGATGCAACATTCTGAGTATGAAACCCTGAACAGTAGTGCACTCCGTGCACAccagtaagggggggggggggggggcagtacctCCAGCCCCCAGGCGGTGGCGTGGTAGCTGATGGCGAGAGAGGCCAGGCTGAGGACGGGGTTGGCGGACTGCGCGGCGGGGCAGCAGGGCTCCATGGCGTCCGTCAGAGCCTTCACCACGGACAGCGAGACGCCCTGAAACGAGACGCTGGAGCTGTCCGGCATACCCAGCGTCTCCACGGCGTCCACCCGCAAGGACAGCGCGCCTGCAGGGCCgcagagggggggcagagggggggtgggtgggaggggaggggggggtcaggaaACGGGGCTCGGAGGAACGCCGAAAAGCAGCCGGAGCGCAGCTCACCTGCCACGTTCGAGAGTGTGAACACGTTGACGTCCTCCAGCCCGAGCTCCAGCTTGAACAGGACCGAGTGCTGGccgcaggaggagggggaaaccGCCTCGCTGGCCGAGGGGGGCGGCAGGAGGACGTCCGGACCACTCACGGCGTTCCTGCCGTCCTGGGTGAAGAGGGACACCAGCCGGGACAGGCAGAGGGCGCAGGTCTCCGAAATCTCCACCTGCATGCCCTGCAGCTTGGACTCTACGTGGAGGCTCTCAGTGGAGAGGGAGGAATCCAGCTGGGTGCGGTTACAGCtcccctgagagagaggacacagccTGGAGCTAATGCAGCTGGTCTGGGCTCAACAGAACTATCCACAAGCAGCAGACAGAGGGGAAAATCACAGGCAGCAGACAGAGGAGAAAATCACACGCAGCAGACAGAGGAGAAAATCACAAGCAGCAGACAGAGGAGAAAATCACACGCAGCAGACAGAGGAGAAAATCACAGGCAGCAGACAGAGGAGAAAATCACAAGCAGCAGACAGAGGAGAAAATCACAAGCAGCAGACAGAGGAGAAAATCACAAGCAGCAGACAGAGGAGAAAATCACAAGCAGCAGACAGAGGAGAAAATCACAGGCAGCAGACAGAGGAGAAAATCACAGGCAGCAGACAGAGGAGAAAATCACAGGCAGCAGACAGAGGAGAAAATCACAGGCAGCAGACAGAGGAGAAAATCACAGGCAGCAGACAGAGGAGAAAATCACAGGCAGCAGACAGAGGAGAAATATTCT from Anguilla anguilla isolate fAngAng1 chromosome 12, fAngAng1.pri, whole genome shotgun sequence encodes the following:
- the LOC118209603 gene encoding protein KIAA0100-like isoform X4, with product MSGLLATLAQALHRTRMSPLLIALLALLLFGILSLILFRWFVCSLAVRFFHNNLNAELRIRSVGFFTVRGISVQFQPQHTLEIDRIWISSKLFNQDLPRYLALCVGETRVRVDLQEPLRPQVPRDHGGDLRKLPASPAVLCFLSQMSVHINSINVMVLNLALPESLWHMTTTGITLLLNHHSKKVAWEFSVGQLSSKVLKSSRLQDTCLAEVSLSLTLSGDVSVPDLRPGRFGLCVRTLLAEMHEGLFLSTLPLPARPPQDTHTHTGTDSGEAYLQTETIERLHQLIPQQMSVEFDNTNITLSMHSQKRHLNWTLKSLKVGYGREDEQLPLKSFTPELRFPHCSLELQLEDGLLLSQSRQRILCLNSLRTVLQVASVDISGSLTVNTCIIHYRHQEFSHWLDLFPWKQLFHRKATPRKTRFPQLEAPVIISSSVSNVNVSVQLGDTPPFAVGFISASAELQHLMDFPVEAGSVGCQSLHQRASLSLEHCWWRVGQGSHIQQAPHPPDKHVWGEALTLNSLTLQGSCNRTQLDSSLSTESLHVESKLQGMQVEISETCALCLSRLVSLFTQDGRNAVSGPDVLLPPPSASEAVSPSSCGQHSVLFKLELGLEDVNVFTLSNVAGALSLRVDAVETLGMPDSSSVSFQGVSLSVVKALTDAMEPCCPAAQSANPVLSLASLAISYHATAWGLEVRCEEEVGVQWTPADHMFLYQHITETRACWRTLACALGLAQEQEAEPEPAIPTATAAAAAAQGRVLNLGVELGGVALRAFVSEQNYILLRAEALTLSRHGGSTRLQAPHLVLNFDGNDIFSFRDAEVQALPWADETTAFRSHFPSLGTPHNRAWVFTIPCLSIEFPYQYNFSNTFDQAINVQKWLKSLHGGGAGPAPAAPPLPPDLLFRISQFSWVFLDDVFEIKLRDNYELMKDESKESAKRLQLLDRKVADLRKQHGELLPARKIEELYTSLERKHIEIYIQRSRRLYANTPMRKSLLTWTVSDLELAVLADASLHGPERVREQLRDIDGVSPFPRDGLPLVIQWGRAVRFKLGAFLVRIRDYPRYLFEIRDWELSGRLIGTEQDGQSRGRRKQVVHLGQPWGDVTVHRNMPPLKFYYNFHSNISLYTIVWGPCWDPAWTLIGQVVDLLTKPTADPSPPLAWWDKSRLLLHGCWVMDIEQANLHQLATEDPYNTTENMHWEWNKLNFAWNPGQFVFKGDMDVNVRTASKYDDICFLHLPNLCMTLDLQWLCHGNPHDHHAVTLCCAENVADVTSGQPHDSYRAFRSENLNLSITMDLNQHREQEREPCQPKILLYSSTLRWMQNFWATWTGVSRPICRGKLFHSLRPIRKKLGQHYKQMSYTAAFPQLQVHYWASFAQQRGIQVECSKGHVFTRGAQRLIPQAGTVMRRLISEWNVTQMVSELSLVTVHLMASTWDETADHQINAQVKKTHLLSLSSLSYQRQSNRMEEEVNLKEEGNAFYTHKLCLVDLRASWTTTNRNIAFGLYDGYKKAAVLKRNLSTEALKGLRIDTQIQAKKLKRSLSSYSPTTAPSTPVTPSTSRPERNHTEGPSMLQKLIEETDKFVVFSEEDSGVSDQLCGIAACQTDDIYNRNWFIELVNCQMMLRGTETAGCVLVSAAKAQLLQCEHHPAWYSDTLKQKTTWTCLLDGMQYFATMEPNPSEQEDWQLWLEVKNIEEHRERHLDSVLELMESGQAVGGMVSTTTDWNQPSQVQETQQVQRIISRCSCRMYYIGYSHDIDPELATQIKPPDLRNSHEKEDLLKKQAGAVDTFTLIHHDLEISTNPVQYAMILDIVNNLLLHVEPKRK